Proteins encoded in a region of the Mycolicibacterium chitae genome:
- a CDS encoding glycosyltransferase family 4 protein, whose amino-acid sequence MRVAIVAESFLPNVNGVTNSVLRVLEHLRRNGHEALVIAPDTPPRQPRADRVHDGIRVHRVPSRMFPKVTSLPLGIPWPRMVGVLRGFDPDVVHLASPALLGWGGVLAARRLGVPTVAVFQTDIAGFAESYGLSVASRAAWAWTRQLHSKADRTLAPSTSALENLVEHGVPRVHRWARGVDVTGFAPSARSDALRRSWSPDGRPVVGFVGRLAPEKHVERLATLAARADLQVVVVGDGIDRHKLQNALPTAVFTGALYGAELATAYASMDVFVHPGEHETFCQAVQEAMASGLPVIAPDAGGPRDLVTPMQTGLLLPVDEFEQQLHAAVDHLIAERGRYAVAARRSVLGRTWPVICDELLDHYAAVAHPARMQPPTRMQPNNASVRVPGRHAG is encoded by the coding sequence GTGCGCGTTGCGATTGTCGCAGAAAGTTTCCTCCCGAACGTCAACGGTGTCACCAACTCGGTGCTTCGGGTGCTCGAGCATCTGCGCCGCAACGGCCACGAGGCGCTGGTGATCGCCCCGGACACGCCGCCGCGGCAGCCCAGGGCCGACCGCGTGCACGACGGGATCCGCGTGCACCGAGTGCCCTCGCGGATGTTCCCGAAGGTCACCTCGCTGCCGCTGGGCATCCCGTGGCCGCGGATGGTGGGGGTGCTGCGTGGCTTCGATCCCGACGTCGTGCACCTGGCCTCGCCGGCGCTGCTCGGCTGGGGCGGGGTGCTGGCGGCGCGGCGGCTGGGGGTGCCGACGGTCGCGGTGTTCCAGACCGACATCGCCGGGTTCGCCGAGAGCTACGGGCTGTCGGTGGCATCGCGGGCGGCCTGGGCGTGGACGCGTCAGCTGCACAGCAAGGCCGACCGCACCCTGGCCCCGTCCACCTCGGCGCTGGAAAACCTTGTCGAGCACGGGGTTCCGCGGGTACACCGGTGGGCCCGCGGCGTCGATGTCACCGGGTTCGCGCCGTCGGCCCGCAGCGACGCGCTGCGCCGAAGCTGGTCACCGGACGGTCGGCCGGTGGTCGGTTTCGTGGGCCGGTTGGCGCCGGAGAAGCACGTCGAGCGGCTGGCGACCCTGGCGGCCCGCGCCGATCTGCAGGTCGTGGTCGTCGGCGACGGCATCGACCGGCACAAGCTCCAGAACGCCTTGCCCACCGCGGTTTTCACCGGCGCGCTCTACGGGGCCGAACTGGCGACGGCGTACGCGAGCATGGACGTCTTCGTGCACCCCGGCGAGCACGAGACGTTCTGCCAGGCCGTGCAGGAGGCGATGGCCTCGGGCCTGCCGGTCATCGCGCCCGACGCGGGCGGCCCCCGCGACCTGGTCACCCCGATGCAGACCGGCCTGTTGCTGCCCGTCGACGAGTTCGAGCAGCAACTCCACGCGGCGGTCGATCATCTGATCGCCGAGCGCGGGCGGTACGCGGTGGCCGCGCGGCGCAGCGTGCTGGGCCGCACCTGGCCGGTGATCTGTGACGAACTGCTCGACCACTACGCCGCCGTGGCCCATCCCGCGCGCATGCAACCACCCACGCGCATGCAACCAAATAACGCGAGTGTGCGGGTCCCCGGGCGACACGCCGGGTGA
- a CDS encoding DsbA family protein — protein sequence MRGWRAVLAAVTAAVLVSGCTVEVAGTARPDPRGPGVALTADGAGIQVGFPDAPVQLELFTEPQCHACAYLQSDFGDELRSHLDSGRLAVTYRPVTFLDDALGLDYSATVTNALFTAVDPATSAGGFQAFVQELWAHQDLSETDFGDADFAAIAAYSGLLTRLVESIGQGVTVVDADAVSEANAELLEEILGRVATPVVFDLDAEEILDIDDVDWLSDLMRAA from the coding sequence ATGCGAGGTTGGCGGGCGGTCCTGGCGGCGGTCACCGCGGCGGTGCTGGTCTCCGGGTGCACCGTCGAGGTCGCGGGTACGGCCCGGCCGGACCCGCGCGGACCCGGGGTGGCGCTGACCGCCGACGGCGCCGGGATCCAGGTCGGCTTCCCCGACGCCCCGGTGCAACTCGAGCTGTTCACCGAACCGCAGTGCCATGCCTGCGCGTACCTGCAGTCCGACTTCGGCGACGAGTTGCGCTCGCATCTGGATTCCGGTCGACTGGCCGTCACCTACCGGCCGGTGACCTTCCTGGACGACGCCCTGGGCCTGGACTATTCCGCCACCGTCACCAACGCGTTGTTCACCGCGGTCGACCCGGCGACCTCGGCCGGCGGCTTCCAGGCGTTCGTGCAGGAACTGTGGGCGCATCAGGACCTGTCCGAGACCGACTTCGGTGATGCCGACTTCGCCGCCATCGCGGCCTACAGCGGGCTGCTGACCCGGCTGGTCGAGAGCATCGGGCAGGGTGTGACCGTGGTCGACGCCGACGCGGTGTCCGAGGCCAACGCCGAACTGCTGGAAGAGATCCTGGGGCGGGTCGCCACCCCGGTGGTCTTCGACCTCGACGCCGAGGAGATCCTCGACATCGACGACGTCGACTGGCTCTCGGACCTGATGCGGGCGGCCTGA
- a CDS encoding DUF3592 domain-containing protein — MRRQIKALARQLLPSKTPGAPDTPMRKALRWTKTGVWVLVLVVTLQSVLLVAGAWRNDRQIEANLGVAQAEVLSAGPRRSTIEFVTPDRVTYRPELGVLYPSELATGMRIYVEYDTTDPDLVRVQDRNALLAIIPAGSIAVVGWLIALGALAGLAALERRLN, encoded by the coding sequence GTGAGGCGTCAGATCAAAGCCCTTGCGCGCCAACTCCTGCCGAGCAAGACGCCCGGGGCCCCCGACACGCCGATGCGGAAGGCGTTGCGCTGGACCAAGACCGGCGTGTGGGTCCTGGTGCTGGTGGTGACGCTGCAGTCGGTGCTGCTGGTGGCCGGCGCGTGGCGCAACGACCGGCAGATCGAGGCGAACCTGGGGGTGGCCCAGGCCGAGGTGCTCAGCGCCGGACCGCGTCGCTCCACCATCGAGTTCGTGACGCCGGACCGCGTGACGTATCGACCCGAACTCGGGGTGCTGTACCCGTCCGAATTGGCCACCGGCATGCGCATTTACGTCGAATACGACACCACCGACCCCGACCTGGTGCGCGTGCAGGACCGCAACGCGCTGCTGGCCATCATCCCGGCCGGCTCGATTGCCGTCGTCGGCTGGCTGATCGCGCTCGGCGCGCTGGCCGGGTTGGCGGCCCTGGAGCGACGGCTGAACTGA